One Fusarium falciforme chromosome 1, complete sequence genomic window carries:
- a CDS encoding G-PROTEIN-RECEP-F2-4 domain-containing protein: MANTTVGLNLCPPPFFDQTLFPDEGGFVDGRLCQTVGTMQCCLPCPMTDWVYPDRFETLTAVANWVAAFSVLCCVFLLLSWACLPVDKTNRHYLSICLTFAVLLMNLGFVIPLAARPDQCYNEITPHSMKTSQVCGASGAFLLLGGWAGVMWVFLRSVSLHLQICWQVLVGRNFMIFAQAAGWGVPTLGIILALVFSGVSFRFGATCHINHANSLADFWIPLMLFAGLTVIITFATFGYCIKVYLAALGDNGASSEGSSLPTYTQSIKTMSPRQAYRRVRRVIALQWRGIAIVLIIIADVIFFCVIFVFQDNVVQSVTDDPKLAEDWVKCLVLENGKKANCLDEATALVLNEATVTAVLLLLALNGLWLLFFLGRWSMAQGWLELFSKPFKNKKEFVSVDAHIDAKNSTRSYEMLSRDSSAAVTPITPVKSPESGRRTPDYFGRTARYHAPARSFSSPRPPPATSWDAGETFAMPTYKDKDMHPLSMNQT; encoded by the exons ATGGCCAACACTACGGTTGGGCTAAACCTATGCCCACCGCCGTTCTTCGACCAAACGCTATTTCCCGACGAGGGTGGAT TTGTCGATGGACGGCTCTGTCAAACGGTGGGCACTATGCAATGCTGCCTGCCATGTCCCATGACCGATTGGGTGTACCCTGATCGTTTCGAGACCCTGACGGCGGTCGCGAACTGGGTCGCTGCCTTTAGTGTGCTGTGTTGCGTCTTCTTGCTCCTATCATGGGCATGCTTGCCCGTGGACAAGACCAACCGCCATTATCTGAGCATATGTTTGACCTTTGCCGTGTTGCTAATGAAT CTGGGCTTTGTCATTCCTCTGGCAGCGCGACCGGACCAATGCTACAATGAGATCACTCCTCACAGCATGAAGACGAGCCAGGTCTGTGGCGCCTCAGGCgcattcctcctccttggaggCTGGGCTGGCGTCATGTGGGTGTTCCTCAGATCCGTATCGCTTCACCTTCAGATCTGCTGGCAGGTCCTTGTTGGCCGAAACTTCATGATCTTTGCCCAGGCGGCGGGATGGGGAGTTCCTACTCTGGGCATCATCCTGGCCCTCGTCTTCAGCGGTGTCTCGTTCCGCTTCGGGGCGACATGCCACATCAACCACGCCAACAGCTTGGCCGACTTCTGGATCCCTCTGATGCTCTTCGCCGGGTTGACTGTCATCATCACCTTTGCCACCTTTGGCTACTGCATCAAGGTTTACCTGGCTGCCTTGGGCGACAACGGCGCGTCTTCGGAGGGTTCCAGCCTGCCTACTTACACCCAGAGCATCAAGACCATGAGCCCACGACAAGCATACCGCAGGGTTCGTCGCGTCATCGCCCTTCAATGGCGAGGCATTGCCATcgttctcatcatcatcgccgatGTCATCTTCTTTTGTGTCATCTTTGTATTCCAGGACAACGTCGTGCAGTCTGTGACTGACGACCCCAAATTGGCTGAGGACTGGGTGAAGTGCCTGGTCTTGGAGAATGGCAAAAAGGCCAATTGTCTCGACGAAGCAACAGCACTTGTTCTTAACGAAGCAACCGTCACGGCTGTGTTGCTTCTTCTCGCA CTCAACGGCCTTTGGCtactcttcttcctcggacGATGGTCCATGGCCCAAGGATGGCTCGAACTATTCTCGAAGCCgttcaagaacaagaaagaaTTTGTATCGGTGGATGCCCACATCGATGCCAAGAATAGCACACGTTCGTACGAGATGCTCTCACGAGATTCGAGCGCCGCGGTAACACCCATTACTCCAGTGAAGTCCCCTGAGAGTGGACGAAGAACCCCCGACTACTTTGGGCGAACTGCTCGCTACCATGCGCCAGCGCGTTCGTTCTCGAGTCCCAGGCCCCCGCCAGCTACATCATGGGATGCCGGAGAGACGTTTGCTATGCCGACATATAAAGACAAAGACATGCACCCGTTGAGCATGAACCAAACATAA
- a CDS encoding FolB domain-containing protein, translated as MAGEAPIVSSRRLSNDEGDPVAVVRVRNLQTTIQGPKDAWGRGAKQQPLLVSAEVSLTQPFGTSSADDKVASDTVHYGLLSKAILSTLGRLPKSALSLSDVLNELWIDLTGFRYNGLRGPSTSESKSFLDIAFIRRLTISLVLPKASLMGSAIRLSGSALFSNSSLTSRSLELGLEGLRVPTLIGVNSNERTAKQVVIANVRIDEYETMYDDYAVLESVVVDAMIASSYETLEALAADLSVHIAKQLRSKREEFYGAIIRIGLEKPTAVPLADAACVELTVKTEDVKIDETQTEVKTE; from the exons ATGGCCGGAGAAGCCCCCATCGTGTCGTCCAGACGACTCTCGAATGACGAGGGAGACCCCGTCGCCGTCGTCCGCGTGCGAAACCTCCAGACAACCATTCAAGGTCCCAAGGACGCCTGGGGTCGCGGGGCCAAGCAGCAGCCTCTCCTGGTATCAGCCGAAGTCTCGCTCACCCAGCCCTTCGGGACGTCGTCTGCCGATGACAAGGTCGCCTCGGACACGGTGCATTATGGCTTGCTCAGCAAGGCTATCCTGAGCACCCTGGGTCGTCTTCCCAAGTCGGCGTTGTCACTGAGCGATGTCCTGAACGAGCTGTGGATCGATCTCACTGGGTTCCGCTACAATGGGCTGAGAGGGCCCTCGACAAGCGAATCGAAGTCGTTCCTAGATATCGCCTTCATTCGTCGACTGACCATCTCACTCGTTCTCCCTAAGGCGTCACTGATGGGGAGTGCGATTCGTCTCTCTGGATCCGCCCTCTTCAGCAACTCATCGCTCACATCGCGGAGCCTGGAGCTCGGCCTGGAAGGCCTTCGGGTTCCGACACTCATCGGTGTCAACAGCAATGAGCGCACCGCCAAGCAGGTTGTCATAGCGAATGTACGGATAGACGAGTATGAGACCATGTACGATGACTATGCCGTCCTCGAGAGTGTGGTGGTCGAT GCCATGATCGCGTCGTCGTATGAAACACTGGAGGCTCTGGCAGCAGATCTCTCGGTGCACATTGCTAAGCAGCTGCGATCTAAGCGTGAGGAGTTTTATGGAGCGATCATTCGTATTGGACTGGAGAAGCCTACCGCCGTGCCCCTTGCTGATGCGGCCTGTGTCGAGTTGACAGTCAAGACGGAGGATGTCAAGATCGACGAGACCCAGACTGAGGTTAAAACGGAATAA
- a CDS encoding UTP--glucose-1-phosphate uridylyltransferase, whose product MASAIKSALPTHLKPHAGSDDQLFERRHGKTRSHMAFENTSTNVAAAQMRNALTNLAETVKDPEQKKLFDTEMDNFFALFRRYLNDKAKGNAVDWDRIAPPAQGQVVDYEDLANTESVQFLNKLAVLKLNGGLGTSMGCVGPKSVIEVRDGMSFLDLSVRQIEFLNRTYDVNVPFILMNSFNTNDDTAAIIKKYEGHNVDILTFNQSRYPRIYKDSLLPVPKNFDASINEWYPPGHGDVFESLYNSGILDKLLERGIEIIFLSNVDNLGAVVDLRILQHMMETNAEYIMELTNKTKADVKGGTIIDYEGSVRLLEIAQVPKEHVNEFKSIKKFRYFNTNNIWLNLKAIKRVVENDELEMEIIPNGKTIPGDKKGESDISIIQLETAVGAAIRHFNNAHGVNVPRRRFLPVKTCSDLMLVKSDLYTLKHGQLQMSAARFGDAPLIKLGGDFKKVSDFQKRIPSIPKVLELDHLTITGAVNLGRGVTLKGTVIIVATEGSTIDIPPGSILENVVVQGSLRLLEH is encoded by the exons ATGGCCAGTGCAATCAAGAGCGCGCTGCCTACCCACCTGAAGCCTCACGCTGGCAGTGATGACCAGCTCTTTGAGCGCCGTCATGGCAAGACGCGCAGTCACATG GCTTTCGAGAACACCTCGACCAACGTCGCTGCCGCTCAGATGCGAAATGCTCTGACCAACCTCGCCGAGACCGTCAAGGACCCCgagcagaagaag CTGTTCGATACCGAGATGGACAACTTCTTCGCCCTCTTCCGACGATACCTtaacgacaaggccaagggcaacgCTGT TGACTGGGACCGCATTGCTCCCCCCGCCCAGGGCCAGGTCGTCGACTACGAGGACCTTGCCAACACCGAGTCGGTCCAGTTCCTGAACAAGCTGGCcgtcctcaagctcaacggTGGTCTCGGTACCTCGATGGGTTGCGTTGGTCCCAAGTCGGTCATCGAGGTCCGTGACGGCATGTCCTTCCTCGACCTTTCCGTGCGACAGATCGAGTTCCTTAACCGCACCTACGACGTCAACGTGCCTTTTATCCTGATGAACTcgttcaacaccaacgacgacaccgccgccatcatcaagaagtaCGAGGGCCATAATGTGGATATCCTCACCTTCAACCAGTCCCGATACCCCCGAATCTACAAGGACTCTCTGCTCCCCGTCCCCAAGAACTTTGATGCCTCGATCAACGAGTGGTACCCCCCTGGCCACGGTGACGTCTTCGAGTCTCTGTACAACTCGGGCAtcctcgacaagctcctGGAGCGGGGCATCGAGATCATCTTCCTGTCCAACGTGGACAACCTGGGCGCCGTCGTCGATCTCCGTATCCTCCAGCACATGATGGAGACCAACGCCGAGTACATTATGGAGCTGaccaacaagaccaaggccgaTGTCAAGGGTGGTACTATCATCGATTACGAGGGCTCGGTCCGCCTGCTGGAAATTGCCCAGGTCCCCAAGGAGCACGTCAACGAGTTCAAGTCGATCAAGAAGTTCAGgtacttcaacaccaacaacatctggctcaacctcaaggccatcaagcgTGTTGTGGAGAACGATGAgctcgagatggagatcATCCCCAACGGCAAGACCATCCCCGGcgacaagaagggcgagtCGGACATTTCCATCATCCAGCTCGAGACGGCCGTCGGTGCTGCCATCCGCCACTTCAACAACGCCCACGGTGTCAACGTGCCCCGTAGACGATTCTTGCCCGTCAAGACCTGCTCTGACCTGATGCTGGTCAAGTCGGACCTCTACACCCTCAAGCACGGCCAGCTCCAGATGAGCGCGGCCCGCTTCGGTGACGCCCCCCTGATCAAGCTGGGTGGCGACTTCAAGAAGGTCTCGGACTTCCAGAAGCGAATCCCCTCCATCCCTAAGGTGCTGGAGCTGGATCACCTCACCATCACTGGTGCCGTCAACCTCGGCCGCGGCGTGACACTCAAGGgcaccgtcatcatcgtcgcaACAGAGGGCAGCACCATCGACATCCCCCCCGGTTCCATCCTCGAGAACGTCGTCGTCCAGGGTAGCTTGCGTCTTCTGGAGCACTGA
- a CDS encoding GPI-anchored domain-containing protein, producing MKYTFATIAAFASVAMATPAFLNSKWDVQEGKPFTIKYSGCEGGCTIILQNGKSSDTKDVEVLTATAEGDSFTFTPGNLPSDTYNFKIKNNEDGTINYSGQFSYQGTGTLPSKTEAETSAAETSAEETTSAEETSAPATTSATTLTTVSKPVSITTKEKTTTEEHTTIHTPIATRNATTPIPTTKKATSTGEASSTEGAETTAAETSAAATGSATTVPESGAARMTSSLALIAGAVMAMVYLN from the exons ATGAAGTACACTTTCGCTACCATTGCTGCCTTCGCCTCCGTGGCCATGGCTACCCCTGCTTTCCTCAACAGCAAGTGGGACGTCCAGGAGGGCAAGCCCTTCACCATCAAGTACTCTGGCTGTGAGGGTGGTTGCACCATCATCCTCCAGAACGGCAAGTCCAGCGACACCAAGGACGTCGAAGTCCTGACTG CCACTGCTGAGGGCGACTCTTTCACCTTCACCCCCGGCAACCTGCCCTCCGACACCTACAACTTCAAGATTAAGAACAACGAGGACGGTACCATCAACTACAGCGGACAGTTCTCTTACCAGGGCACCGGAACCCTCCCCTCCAAGACTGAGGCCGAGACCTCCGCCGCTGAGACCTCTGCTGAGGAGACCACCTCTGCCGAGGAGACTTCTGCCCCTGCTACCACCTCCGCCACCACTCTCACCACTGTTTCCAAGCCCGTTTCTATCACCACCAAGGAGAAGACCACCACCGAGGAGCACACCACCATCCACACTCCCATTGCCACCAGGAATGCCACCACCCCCATCCCTACCACCAAGAAGGCCACTTCCACTGGTGAGGCCAGCTCTACCGAGG GAGCAGAGACCACTGCTGCTGAGACCTCGGCTGCTGCTACTGGCAGTGCCACTACTGTCCCTGAGAGCGGTGCCGCTCGCATGACCTCATCCCTGGCTCTGATTGCCGGTGCCGTTATGGCCATGGTTTATCTGAACTAA
- a CDS encoding Abhydrolase-2 domain-containing protein, with translation MEGQELQRNVVEPTSVHNATFILLHDRGSSGAELQHALCNALLPTLVSQVAPGARFIFPDGPFLDPKGGRDWYALEYPQLECGEAASLDQWAHVMYAAEQVDIVVEDEARLIGRKNVFIGGVGKGCAVAMMALLEMERPLGGFIGFGGWMPFVRDMKDVATLGMIQTPDPPFSQSNQGGIGDMAPGQGNGLIDPRLLSIQNDQQQQPFPQAVSPTPMLAQPDQSIGARHQRVAHFLRQFEWTEEARFKYENEFSTATPILLMHSPNDDLVSRSHAKEAQMMLMQLGYHVKLGGSNTGHTITRGVLGELLLALLEVLPFSNTALRSDLMNFIMSSTM, from the coding sequence ATGGAAGGCCAGGAACTGCAGAGAAACGTGGTCGAGCCCACATCGGTGCACAACGCcaccttcatcctcctccacgaTCGCGGCTCCTCGGGGGCGGAGTTACAGCACGCCCTCTGCAACGCCCTCCTCCCCACCCTCGTCAGCCAGGTCGCCCCAGGAGCCCGGTTCATCTTCCCGGATGGCCCGTTCTTGGATCCCAAGGGAGGGCGAGACTGGTACGCCCTCGAGTACCCTCAGCTGGAGTGCGGCGAGGCGGCGAGCCTGGATCAGTGGGCGCACGTCATGTACGCAGCTGAGCAGGTCGACATAGtggttgaagatgaggcGCGGCTCATCGGCAGGAAGAATGTCTTCATTGGAGGCGTCGGCAAGGGGTGCGCCGTCGCCATGATGGCGCTCCTCGAGATGGAGCGTCCCCTCGGGGGCTTCATCGGATTCGGGGGGTGGATGCCGTTTGTCAGGGACATGAAGGACGTTGCGACGCTGGGCATGATCCAGACTCCTGATCCTCCCTTCTCCCAGAGCAACCAAGGCGGCATCGGAGACATGGCTCCTGGCCAGGGCAACGGCTTGATTGACCCTCGCCTGCTCAGCATTCAAAAcgaccagcagcaacagccctTCCCACAAGCCGTCTCCCCAACTCCCATGCTTGCGCAACCCGACCAGTCCATAGGGGCACGGCACCAACGCGTGGCGCACTTCCTACGTCAGTTTGAATGGACTGAAGAAGCTCGGTTCAAGTACGAGAATGAGTTCAGCACGGCAACGCCCATCTTGCTGATGCACTCGCCCAACGATGACTTGGTCAGCCGCTCGCACGCAAAGGAAGCCCAGATGATGCTGATGCAGCTGGGTTACCATGTGAAGCTGGGGGGGTCGAATACTGGCCACACGATAACCAGGGGGGTGCTGGGCGAGTTGCTTTTGGCCCTGCTCGAGGTATTGCCCTTCTCAAACACCGCTTTGAGATCTGACCTCATGAATTTCATCATGAGCTCAACCATGTAG
- a CDS encoding PNPLA domain-containing protein, with protein sequence MGVVVAVWGVVVDVASFWQRKLRSWYSRKSPVELWLDILRTAEAFEDWEEAALHLDNLLGLDLWRNNPASKYYDWRLIAERLDSLASAREDGNFQQLVNLLRSGLVRNLGNITSPKLYNRSFAGTKYLIEEYITQIAEAVEDIRALPTSPSAIHGTGPSLTTQMKLDCIHDTRQAFGRSTLVLQGGAIFGMCHLGVVKALFLRGLLPRIITGTATGALIAALVAVHTEDELPAVLSGDGIDLSAFAPKTGTENGDVSSFHSRWQTLLRRIRRFSKEGYFLDVTVLEECVRANVGDLTFEEAYNRSKRVLNITVATEGQGGVPTLLNYLTAPNVLIWTAAVASNASSPSLYGRRKTTMLCKDAQGNIVPWAPANTIDFRHWTHTSYSDRDSPLRRIAELFNVNHFIVSQARPYLIPFIQSDMHGPSLVEARSKTTQVSAFLVRMVGLEIRHRLRQLDTLSLLPAGIRRFLVDEQVPAASMVLVPEVTAGDFVRLLETPTRETLNYWILRGERSVWPAVAALRIRCAVENELDRSYQVVRKFKAPGLRRKGSMAASMEAERRERNGGFGSIGTDVDAS encoded by the exons ATGGGGGTAGTTGTCGCCGTCTggggtgtcgtcgtcgacgttgCCAGCTTCTGGCAGAGG AAGCTGCGCAGCTGGTACTCGCGCAAGAGCCCCGTCGAGCTGTGGCTGGACATCTTGCGGACTGCCGAGGCTTTCGAGGACTGGGAAGAAGCTGCACTACACCTGGACAATctgcttggtcttgatctATG GAGGAACAACCCGGCGTCCAAGTACTATGACTGGCGACTCATTGCAGAACGACTCGACTCCCTCGCTAGCGCGCGCGAAGATGGCAACTTTCAACAGCTCGTCAACCTCCTACGATCCGGCCTCGTAAGAAACCTAGGGAATATCACGTCGCCCAAACTATATAACCGATCGTTTGCCGGCACGAAATACCTTATCGAGGAATACATTACACAGATCGCCGAGGCGGTCGAGGACATTCGCGCCCTCCCGACCAGTCCGTCGGCCATCCATGGAACTGGGCCGTCTCTGACGACGCAGATGAAGCTGGACTGCATCCATGACACGAGGCAGGCCTTTGGGAGGAGCACGCTGGTGCTACAGGGCGGTGCCATATTTGGCATGTGCCACTTGGGCGTCGTCAAGGCCCTATTCTTGCGCGGCTTGCTCCCACGCATCATCACCGGCACCGCGACGGGCGCCCTGATCGCGGCCCTCGTCGCGGTCCACACAGAGGATGAGCTCCCTGCCGTCCTGAGTGGTGATGGTATTGACCTGTCGGCGTTTGCGCCCAAGACTGGGACTGAGAATGGCGACGTTTCGAGTTTCCATTCACGATGGCAAACCCTGCTCAGGAGGATCCGTCGCTTCTCGAAAGAGGGTTACTTCCTTGATGTCACTGTCCTGGAGGAGTGTGTCCGGGCCAATGTTGGTGATCTAACGTTTGAGGAAGCCTATAACCGCAGTAAGAGAGTCTTGAACATTACGGTAGCGACAGAGGGTCAAGGAGGCGTTCCAACGCTCCTCAATTACCTCACTGCACCGAATGTG TTGATCTGGACAGCTGCCGTGGCATCGAATGCGTCTTCGCCATCGCTATATGGTCGCCGCAAGACAACTATGCTCTGCAAGGACGCTCAGGGGAACATTGTTCCTTGGGCGCCGGCCAACACAATCGACTTTCGACACTGGACACACACGTCCTACTCTGACCGTGACTCACCTCTGCGACGTATTGCCGAGCTGTTCAACGTCAACCATTTTATTGTCAGCCAAGCTCGACCGTATCTCATTCCCTTTATCCAGTCCGACATGCATGGGCCGTCCCTTGTCGAAGCTAGGAGCAAAACGACACAGGTGTCTGCCTTTCTAGTTCGTATGGTTGGGCTGGAAATAAGACACCGCCTGCGCCAGCTAGATACGCTGAGCCTACTGCCCGCAGGCATCCGCCGCTTTCTAGTCGACGAGCAAGTCCCGGCCGCTTCCATGGTGCTGGTGCCCGAGGTGACGGCAGGAGACTTTGTGCGACTGCTCGAGACGCCCACGCGGGAAACACTCAACTATTGGATCTTGAGGGGCGAGAGGAGCGTATGGCCAGCCGTGGCAGCCCTAAGGATTAGATGCGCTGTCGAGAACGAGCTTGACAGGTCGTATCAGGTTGTGAGGAAATTCAAGGCCCCCGGTCTACGGCGAAAGGGGAGCATGGCGGCGAGTATGGAGGCCGAAAGGAGAGAACGCAACGGCGGTTTTGGGTCGATTGGCACGGATGTTGATGCAAGTTGA